Proteins encoded together in one Oncorhynchus nerka isolate Pitt River linkage group LG19, Oner_Uvic_2.0, whole genome shotgun sequence window:
- the LOC115147027 gene encoding apelin receptor B-like, which yields MEPWTTTESPDYYDYDYEEQENSTMCDYSEWEPSYSVIPVLYMLIFILGLSGNGVVIFTVWRSQAKRRTADIYIGNLAMADLTFVLTLPLWAVYTALGYHWPFGVALCKISSYVVLLNMYASVFCLTAMSFDRYLAIVHSLSSAQLCTRVHLQSSLTAIWLLSGLLAAPTLIFRTTKYDENSDRISCGMDFSLVLGGDNQTINQSNLLKQQEFMWIAGLSISSSALGFLLPFLAMMVCYCFIGYTVTRHFNSLRKEDQRKRRLLKIITTLVLVFAACWMPFHMLKSADALSYLNLAPNTCAFLRFLLLAHPYATCLAYVNSCLNPFLYAFFDLRFRSQCLCLLNLKKAMHASPNSSLSSQKTEAQSLATKM from the coding sequence ATGGAGCCGTGGACAACCACCGAGAGCCCTGACTACTATGACTATGACTATGAAGAGCAGGAGAACAGCACCATGTGTGACTACTCTGAGTGGGAGCCATCCTACTCGGTCATCCCAGTCCTCTACATGCTCATCTTCATCCTGGGTCTCTCTGGCAACGGCGTGGTCATCTTCACTGTGTGGAGGTCTCAGGCCAAGCGCCGGACAGCAGACATCTACATAGGCAACCTGGCCATGGCTGACCTGACCTTCGTGCTGACTCTGCCACTGTGGGCAGTGTACACTGCGCTAGGCTACCACTGGCCCTTCGGTGTGGCCCTCTGCAAGATCAGCAGTTACGTGGTGCTGCTCAACATGTACGCCAGCGTCTTCTGCCTCACCGCCATGAGCTTTGACCGCTACCTAGCCATCGTGCACTCTCTGTCCAGCGCCCAGCTGTGTACCCGTGTTCACTTGCAGTCCTCCCTGACGGCCATCTGGCTCCTCTCCGGCCTGCTGGCCGCCCCCACCCTCATCTTCCGAACCACCAAGTACGACGAGAACAGCGACCGCATCTCCTGTGGCATGGACTTCAGCCTGGTGTTGGGTGGGGACaatcaaacaatcaatcaatcaaatttattgaAGCAGCAGGAGTTCATGTGGATCGCAGGGCTCAgcatctcctcctctgctctgggCTTCCTCCTGCCCTTCCTGGCCATGATGGTGTGCTACTGCTTCATCGGCTACACCGTGACACGCCACTTCAACAGTCTGCGTAAGGAGGACCAGAGGAAACGGCGTCTACTGAAAATCATCACCACCCTGGTTCTTGTGTTTGCTGCCTGCTGGATGCCCTTCCACATGCTGAAGAGCGCTGATGCCCTCTCCTACCTGAACCTGGCTCCAAACACCTGTGCTTTCCTCCGCTTCCTCCTGCTGGCCCACCCTTACGCTACCTGCCTGGCCTACGTCAACAGCTGTCTCAATCCCTTCCTGTACGCCTTCTTCGACCTGCGATTCCGCTCCCAGTGCCTTTGTCTGCTCAACCTGAAGAAGGCCATGCACGCCAGCCCAAATAGTTCCCTGTCCTCCCAGAAGACAGAggcccaatcactggccactaagaTGTGA
- the LOC115101273 gene encoding NF-kappa-B inhibitor-like protein 1 isoform X2, translated as MVTRTQKKMIKYVEEGSLIKLKSYLRKHSDLDVNFSQGKKRRTPLHLACSLGDDAILRLLLKNGADILLKDKKGDTPLHIAANKALKHGKIVYDDLVVPLQKSCPEAMVAPNNAGITPHDLLQWMKFEKTAPKGNTSKEKDAEKEWQEKLFGECQDEFFETFGPYDDYLFEENTGEEDFQDWADRIRQEYVTKRHAEAQRLASSGSHGKRKKGKKEAEEEERANRELHERLQREHEEYLARAAQKEEETRQGKKQHYEERCAATFSTDTAAAVTTKLSYGDIPWPAPKGSVEEMVEVMLHGADKKDVAVFRKLLRRQQAVWHPDRFAQRCGARLEDGDKQRILDTVTALSQELNRLAQSLR; from the exons ATGGTGACTCGTACACAGAAAAAGATGATAAAATACGTGGAAGAGGGCAGTTTAATTAAGCTGAAGTCATACTTGCGGAAACACTCCGACCTTGACGTCAACTTCTCCCAGGGGAAAAAGCGCAGGACTCCCCTGCACCTGGCCTGCTCGCTTGGTGATGACGCCATCCTCCGGCTTTTGTTGAAAAATGGAGCCGACATCCTTTTGAAAGACAAAAAAGGGGACACGCCTCTACACATTGCTGCTAACAAGGCTCTGAAACATGGCAAAATAG TATATGATGACCTCGTAGTGCCCCTTCAAAAGAGTTGCCCAGAAGCCATGGTTGCACCAAATAATGCAGGAATTACACCTCATGACCTACTGCAATGGATGAAATTTGAGAAG ACTGCACCGAAGGGAAACACATCTAAAGAAAAAGACGCTGAGAAAGAGTGGCAAGAGAAGCTTTTTGGGGAATGCCAGGATGAGTTCTTTGAAACCTTTGGACCATATGATG ATTATTTATTTGAGGAGAATACCGGTGAGGAGGACTTTCAAGACTGGGCAGATAGAATTAGACAAGAGTATGTCACAAAACGGCACGCAGAAGCTCAAAGACTGGCATCCTCAGGCTCTCATGGGAAGAGGAAGAAAggaaagaaagaggcagaggaggaggagcgtGCTAACAGAGAGCTGCATGAGCGGCTACAAAGGGAGCATGAAGAGTACCTGGCACGTGCTGCACAAAAAGAGGAGGAGACACGTCAGGGGAAAAAACAGCACTATGAAGAGCGATGTGCAGCTACCTTCAGCACTGACACTGCAGCAGCAGTCACCACAAAGCTGAGTTATGGGGACATACCCTGGCCGGCACCGAAGGGTTCagtggaggagatggtggaggtgaTGTTGCATGGCGCAGACAAGAAAGATGTTGCAGTGTTCCGTAAACTTCTCAGGCGCCAGCAGGCCGTTTGGCACCCAGATAGGTTTGCCCAGCGCTGTGGGGCCCGGCTGGAGGATGGAGACAAGCAGAGGATCCTGGACACTGTCACTGCTCTCTCACAGGAGCTCAATAGACTGGCTCAGAGCCTCCGGTGA
- the LOC115101273 gene encoding NF-kappa-B inhibitor-like protein 1 isoform X1, whose amino-acid sequence MVTRTQKKMIKYVEEGSLIKLKSYLRKHSDLDVNFSQGKKRRTPLHLACSLGDDAILRLLLKNGADILLKDKKGDTPLHIAANKALKHGKIVYDDLVVPLQKSCPEAMVAPNNAGITPHDLLQWMKFEKTAPKGNTSKEKDAEKEWQEKLFGECQDEFFETFGPYDADYLFEENTGEEDFQDWADRIRQEYVTKRHAEAQRLASSGSHGKRKKGKKEAEEEERANRELHERLQREHEEYLARAAQKEEETRQGKKQHYEERCAATFSTDTAAAVTTKLSYGDIPWPAPKGSVEEMVEVMLHGADKKDVAVFRKLLRRQQAVWHPDRFAQRCGARLEDGDKQRILDTVTALSQELNRLAQSLR is encoded by the exons ATGGTGACTCGTACACAGAAAAAGATGATAAAATACGTGGAAGAGGGCAGTTTAATTAAGCTGAAGTCATACTTGCGGAAACACTCCGACCTTGACGTCAACTTCTCCCAGGGGAAAAAGCGCAGGACTCCCCTGCACCTGGCCTGCTCGCTTGGTGATGACGCCATCCTCCGGCTTTTGTTGAAAAATGGAGCCGACATCCTTTTGAAAGACAAAAAAGGGGACACGCCTCTACACATTGCTGCTAACAAGGCTCTGAAACATGGCAAAATAG TATATGATGACCTCGTAGTGCCCCTTCAAAAGAGTTGCCCAGAAGCCATGGTTGCACCAAATAATGCAGGAATTACACCTCATGACCTACTGCAATGGATGAAATTTGAGAAG ACTGCACCGAAGGGAAACACATCTAAAGAAAAAGACGCTGAGAAAGAGTGGCAAGAGAAGCTTTTTGGGGAATGCCAGGATGAGTTCTTTGAAACCTTTGGACCATATGATG CAGATTATTTATTTGAGGAGAATACCGGTGAGGAGGACTTTCAAGACTGGGCAGATAGAATTAGACAAGAGTATGTCACAAAACGGCACGCAGAAGCTCAAAGACTGGCATCCTCAGGCTCTCATGGGAAGAGGAAGAAAggaaagaaagaggcagaggaggaggagcgtGCTAACAGAGAGCTGCATGAGCGGCTACAAAGGGAGCATGAAGAGTACCTGGCACGTGCTGCACAAAAAGAGGAGGAGACACGTCAGGGGAAAAAACAGCACTATGAAGAGCGATGTGCAGCTACCTTCAGCACTGACACTGCAGCAGCAGTCACCACAAAGCTGAGTTATGGGGACATACCCTGGCCGGCACCGAAGGGTTCagtggaggagatggtggaggtgaTGTTGCATGGCGCAGACAAGAAAGATGTTGCAGTGTTCCGTAAACTTCTCAGGCGCCAGCAGGCCGTTTGGCACCCAGATAGGTTTGCCCAGCGCTGTGGGGCCCGGCTGGAGGATGGAGACAAGCAGAGGATCCTGGACACTGTCACTGCTCTCTCACAGGAGCTCAATAGACTGGCTCAGAGCCTCCGGTGA
- the LOC115101272 gene encoding V-type proton ATPase 116 kDa subunit a 2-like produces the protein MGSVFRSEEMCLVQLFLQSGSAYDCISELGEMGLVEFRDLNPSVNSFQRRFVSEIKRCEEMERILGYLLREIRKANIAVPEDDEICPVAPPPKHVLEIMEQLQRLEVELSEVARNKEKLQRNLLELTEYTHMLRITRTFVHSRSRHEALGPQYEEFQSIESDSAGCTGMQRLGAKLGFVSGLIHRVKVEAFERMLWRVCKGYTILSYAELGESLADLDTGEISTNVVFLISFWGDQIGQKVQKICDCYHCHIYPHPENDEERADVMDSLRTRIQDLNNVLHRTEEYLRQVLQKASESAFTWVVQVKKMKAIYHILNLCSFDVTNKCLIAEVWCPVNDLTNLRGALEEGSRKGDATVPSFVNRIPSNDTPPTLLRTNKFTSGFQSIVEAYGVGDYREVSPAPYTIITFPFLFAVMFGDLGHGTVMACFALWMVLTEKSHKRKRSDNEIWTMFFEGRYIILMMGLFSVYTGLIYNDCFSKSLNIFGSGWSVRAMFTDQQWTNETLQTNTLLILDPNVSGVFVGPYPFGIDPIWNMAVNRLSFLNSYKMKMSVIIGVMHMSFGVVLSVFNHLHFKQRFNIYLLFLPEFLFLMCLFGYLVFMIIYKWLAFGARDSRLAPSILIHFINMFLMQGGDNTPLYPGQTGLQVFLVVVALLSVPVLLLGKPVYLYWLHRGGKSLRLRRGYERVRRVSEDDMSQAPAYADDEEEGFDDLMTSRDTQPKEFDFGDVFLHQAIHTIEYCLGCISNTASYLRLWALSLAHAQLSEVLWAMVMRLGLRMTSRLGVLFLVPVFSLFAVLTVSILLVMEGLSAFLHALRLHWVEFQNKFYHGTGIKFAPFDFSALPSVFEQDGLL, from the exons ATGGGCTCGGTGTTCCGAAGTGAGGAGATGTGCTTGGTGCAGTTGTTTCTGCAGTCCGGTTCTGCATACGATTGCATAAGTGAGCTGGGAGAAATGGGTCTGGTCGAGTTTCGAGAT CTCAACCCCAGTGTCAACTCGTTCCAGCGCCGTTTCGTCAGTGAAATCAAGAGATgcgaggagatggagagaattCTGG GGTACCTTTTGAGGGAAATCCGAAAGGCAAATATTGCCGTGCCAGAAGATGACGAAATCTGTCCAGTCGCCCCTCCCCCCAAACATGTCCTTGAGATCATG GAGCAGCTCCAGAGGCTGGAGGTGGAGCTTAGTGAGGTGGCCAGGAACAAAGAGAAGCTGCAGCGGAATCTTCTGGAGCTGACTGAGTACACGCACATGCTGAGGATCACGCGCACCTTCGTACACAGCCGCTCCCGG CATGAGGCCCTTGGCCCCCAGTATGAAGAGTTCCAATCCATTGAGTCAGACTCTGCAGGCTGCACTGGTATGCAGAGACTGGGAGCCAAGCTGGG GTTCGTGTCAGGTCTTATCCACCGGGTGAAGGTGGAGGCCTTTGAGCGCATGTTGTGGAGGGTGTGTAAGGGCTACACTATCCTCAGCTATGCAGAGCTGGGTGAGAGCCTCGCTGACCTGGACACG GGTGAGATCAGCACAAATGTGGTGTTCCTCATCTCATTTTGGGGAGACCAGATTGGACAGAAGGTCCAGAAGATCTGTGATTG TTACCACTGTCACATTTACCCCCACCCTGAGAACGACGAGGAGAGGGCAGATGTGATGGACAGCCTAAGGACACGCATCCAGGACTTAAACAAT GTGCTCCACCGCACTGAGGAGTACCTGAGACAGGTGCTGCAGAAGGCCTCAGAGTCAGCCTTCACCTGGGTAGTGCAGGTGAAGAAGATGAAGGCCATCTACCACATCCTCAACCTGTGTAGCTTTGACGTCACCAACAAGTGTCTCATAGCTGAGGTGTGGTGCCCTGTCAATGACCTGACCAACCTGCGGGGGGCGTTGGAGGAAGGCTCG AGAAAAGGTGACGCCACTGTACCATCCTTTGTAAACCGAATCCCAAGCAATGACACTCCGCCTACGCTCTTGAGAACAAACAAGTTCACCTCTGGCTTTCAGAGTATCGTAGAGGCTTATGGGGTTGGAGACTACAGGGAGGTTAGTCCAG CCCcctacaccatcattacgttCCCGTTCTTGTTTGCGGTCATGTTTGGGGACCTTGGTCACGGCACGGTCATGGCATGCTTTGCCCTGTGGATGGTGCTGACAGAGAAGAGCCACAAACGCAAGCGCTCTGATAATGAG ATCTGGACAATGTTCTTCGAGGGACGTTATATCATACTAATGATGGGCCTTTTCTCTGTGTACACGGGGCTGATCTACAATGACTGCTTCTCCAAGTCACTCAACATATTTGGCTCAGGCTGGAGTGTTAGGGCTATGTTCACAGATCAGCAGTGGAC AAATGAAACACTCCAAACAAATACTTTGCTCATCCTTGATCCTAATGTCAGTGGTGTCTTCGTTGGACCATACCCTTTTGGCATTGATCCT ATATGGAACATGGCAGTGAATCGCCTGTCCTTCCTGAACTCCTACAAGATGAAGATGTCTGTCATCATAGGGGTCATGCACATGAGCTTTGGGGTGGTGCTCAGTGTATTCAACCATCT GCACTTCAAACAGAGGTTCAACATCTACCTGCTGTTCCTCCCTGAGTTTCTGTTCCTGATGTGTCTCTTTGGCTACCTGGTCTTCATGATCATCTACAAGTGGCTGGCTTTTGGTGCACGTGACTCCCGCCTGGCCCCCAGCATCCTCATCCACTTCATCAACATGTTCCTAATGCAGGGAGGGGACAACACCCCTCTCTACCCCGGACAG ACTGGGCTGCAGGTCTTCCTGGTGGTGGTGGCTCTGCTGTCTGTGCCTGTGCTGCTTTTAGGAAAACCTGTCTACCTCTACTGGCTGCACCGGGGAGGGAAGAGCCTGCGATTGCGCAGG GGTTATGAGAGAGTTCGGCGTGTGAGTGAGGATGATATGTCCCAAGCACCAGCTTACGCTGATGATGAGGAAGAGGGATTTGATGACCTCATGACCAGCAGGGACACCCAGCCTAAGGAG TTTGACTTTGGGGATGTGTTCCTGCACCAGGCTATCCACACCATAGAGTATTGCCTGGGCTGCATCTCCAACACGGCGTCTTACCTACGTCTCTGGGCCCTCAGTTTAGCCCATGCTC AGCTTTCCGAGGTGCTGTGGGCCATGGTGATGCGTCTAGGCCTGAGGATGACCTCCAGACTGGGGGTGCTGTTTCTGGTACCAGTGTTCAGCCTGTTCGCTGTGCTCACTGTGTCCATCCTGCTTGTCATGGAAGGGCTCTCAGCGTTCCTCCATGCCCTCCGGCTGCACTG GGTGGAGTTCCAGAATAAGTTCTATCACGGGACGGGTATCAAGTTTGCCCCCTTCGACTTCTCCGCCCTGCCCTCAGTCTTTGAGCAGGACGGTTTACTGTGA